A region from the Triticum aestivum cultivar Chinese Spring chromosome 3D, IWGSC CS RefSeq v2.1, whole genome shotgun sequence genome encodes:
- the LOC123080830 gene encoding polyubiquitin-like, which produces MSPKKRLHLSSAGPNPEDHVEEATPGVSTSGTEDSEEEEEEVSDSSRSSSSEDSKDYGGSHSLQIDGADIDDSSGMHIFVKTPTGMTIRLKVHSSDTLYTVKAKIQQQYCLVFDGVWLEDNRTLAHYGIQHDSTIDLQEKMQIYVTETRGGRTIALEVDSLDTIGNVKSKIQEMEGFPKGQQCIIFANKQLENDNRTLADHNIWKESTLLLVLRPCRPEKSRIMQTFVKNLEGKTLTLEVGQSDTINSVKVKIYEKDAIPPRKQRIIFNGNQLEDHHTMADYKIGRKSTLHLALRLCGC; this is translated from the exons ATGTCCCCGAAGAAGCGCCTGCACTTGTCGTCCGCTGGTCCCAACCCAGAAGACCACGTCGAGGAAGCAACTCCCGGTGTCTCTACCTCTGGCACGGAAG AttccgaggaggaagaggaggaagttaGCGAcagcagccgcagcagcagcagcgaggaCAGCAAAGACTACGGTGGCAGCCATTCGTTGCAGATTGATGGCGCCGACATCGACGA CTCATCTGGAATGCATATCTTTGTCAAGACCCCCACCGGCATGACAATCCGCCTCAAGGTCCACTCATCTGACACCCTGTACACCGTCAAGGCAAAGATCCAGCAGCAGTACTGCCTCGTCTTTGACGGGGTGTGGCTAGAAGACAACCGTACATTGGCCCATTATGGCATCCAGCATGACTCTACGATTGACCTCCAGGAAAAGATGCAAATCTACGTGACGGAGACGCGGGGTGGCAGGACCATCGCCCTCGAGGTCGACAGCCTAGACACCATCGGCAACGTGAAGTCCAAGATCCAGGAGATGGAGGGCTTTCCCAAGGGCCAGCAGTGCATCATCTTCGCCAACAAACAGCTGGAGAACGACAACCGCACCTTGGCTGACCACAACATATGGAAGGAGTCcaccctcctccttgtcctccgcccGTGTAGGCCAGAAAAAAGTAGGATAATGCAGACCTTTGTCAAGAACCTGGAAGGCAAGACCCTCACCCTTGAGGTTGGGCAATCGGACACCATCAACAGTGTCAAGGTGAAGATCTACGAGAAGGACGCCATTCCACCTAGAAAGCAGCGCATCATTTTTAATGGCAATCAGCTGGAGGACCACCACACCATGGCGGACTACAAGATTGGCAGGAAATCT